From a single Ignavibacteria bacterium genomic region:
- a CDS encoding response regulator — protein MNNEPEKKRNPELEEIQPNRIAAHDINNLFSSIFSNLELLKRCVSSNKEAMGYIENIEHCSRRATDITADVLSTDPSSKSRDRKINTRLLINEVVSSVIHTVLPEIKLKTELPVALADLRGNSTELYQVISNILINAIESIHGQGEVRIKAQNLFDSERLNDADGNSIPAVSIVVQDDGEGIDPENYERIFEPYFSTKNKNRMSGIGLYTVKSIVQVHGGKLEFESIAGKGTRFEILLPAWFEKRRKRTGDKVNVLIADDESLLVSILEDLLTGSGYSVTTVSSAEAAIDILHVNNSFDILIIDFRMEKMTGLEAIKIIRNFNEEIKIILSTGSVGVKSIILNEEIRVDATLQKPYELETLISLIETLA, from the coding sequence ATGAACAACGAACCGGAAAAAAAGCGAAACCCGGAGCTTGAAGAAATTCAGCCAAACAGAATAGCAGCTCACGATATCAATAATCTGTTCAGTAGCATATTCTCAAATTTGGAACTCCTAAAAAGGTGCGTTTCCTCAAATAAGGAGGCAATGGGTTACATTGAAAATATCGAACATTGTTCCCGAAGAGCCACAGACATCACTGCTGATGTACTGTCCACTGACCCGTCATCAAAATCACGCGACAGAAAAATAAACACCAGACTGTTAATAAATGAGGTAGTGTCATCCGTCATACATACCGTGTTGCCGGAGATAAAGTTAAAAACAGAACTGCCGGTTGCTCTTGCTGATTTAAGAGGCAATTCCACAGAATTGTATCAGGTAATTTCCAACATTCTTATTAATGCTATTGAGTCAATTCATGGGCAGGGCGAAGTCAGGATAAAGGCACAAAATCTTTTCGATTCCGAACGATTGAACGATGCAGATGGTAATTCCATTCCTGCTGTTTCAATTGTGGTGCAAGATGACGGAGAGGGTATTGATCCGGAAAATTATGAAAGAATTTTTGAGCCATACTTCTCGACAAAGAACAAAAACAGGATGAGCGGTATCGGACTCTACACAGTAAAAAGCATAGTCCAGGTCCACGGGGGGAAACTCGAATTCGAGAGTATAGCGGGTAAAGGGACCAGATTTGAAATTTTACTTCCTGCATGGTTTGAGAAACGAAGGAAAAGAACAGGGGACAAGGTAAATGTGCTGATTGCGGATGATGAATCACTGCTCGTTTCAATACTCGAAGATTTGCTTACCGGCTCGGGGTACTCAGTGACGACCGTTAGCTCTGCAGAAGCCGCGATAGATATTTTGCATGTAAACAATTCGTTTGATATTTTAATAATCGATTTCAGGATGGAGAAGATGACAGGGCTTGAAGCAATAAAGATAATCAGGAACTTCAACGAGGAGATAAAAATCATACTTTCCACCGGATCGGTTGGGGTTAAGTCGATAATATTGAATGAGGAAATAAGGGTGGACGCTACACTTCAGAAACCATATGAGCTGGAAACGCTCATATCGCTAATAGAGACTCTTGCCTGA
- a CDS encoding response regulator yields the protein METILIVDDEISLSQILKEELTEVGYTVYTVDSAEKALLHIQDNRIDLMLLDLNMPEKDGYYVLEEMEKKGIVLKVIVLTAYADLTSAIRSAKLGASDFITKPYDLDELLVSIRKVLYM from the coding sequence ATGGAAACAATCCTGATCGTTGATGACGAGATAAGTCTAAGCCAGATACTCAAAGAAGAATTAACCGAGGTGGGCTATACCGTCTATACGGTTGATTCTGCAGAAAAAGCACTCTTGCATATTCAGGATAATCGAATCGACCTGATGTTGTTGGATTTGAACATGCCTGAAAAAGATGGCTACTATGTGCTCGAAGAGATGGAAAAGAAAGGGATAGTACTGAAGGTAATTGTGCTCACCGCTTACGCAGATCTTACTTCTGCTATCAGGTCAGCAAAACTTGGTGCAAGTGATTTTATCACCAAACCGTATGATCTTGATGAATTACTCGTATCAATTAGAAAAGTACTGTATATGTAA
- a CDS encoding PilT/PilU family type 4a pilus ATPase has protein sequence MIPALDQIAQPAKALLAAVVSQVPRSVISAERLPFLAKLIAGLNYDQKGVLLDFINSILVLMVKKDASDIEFGGMATARNVWLRIHGKKERVPDLPSLTEDESAIVILNLLSDKQKEGLFQNKNIDFSHSFLAGEPERTYRFRADAYYDMDSLALNMRAISPTIRKIDTLGFSKTAIQSMHHLYIKQGLVLITGITGSGKSSTLDAIVDMHNDTDNAQVIVIAQPIEFVHSSKKCIIRHREVGKDVASFKDGVIQSLRQDPDIIIIGEMRDPETIMASLEVADTGHKVFSTLHTSSAVESIDRIIAEVHPTEQPRVRHRLADVLTVVVSQKLLPSLDGKRVMAKEVLVMTPSIQSAIKNNNSGEIYMMINQGAAQGMITMEQDIKNLYISKKISLETAISYANQKNRMKQILGVQ, from the coding sequence ATGATTCCGGCTTTAGATCAAATAGCACAACCCGCCAAGGCACTTCTTGCCGCGGTGGTATCACAAGTCCCGCGCTCGGTTATAAGTGCGGAGAGGCTTCCATTTCTTGCAAAATTGATCGCCGGGCTGAACTACGACCAAAAGGGTGTACTTCTTGATTTCATCAATTCCATTCTGGTTTTGATGGTGAAAAAAGACGCATCTGATATCGAATTTGGTGGAATGGCTACGGCCCGTAATGTATGGCTGCGTATCCACGGTAAAAAGGAGCGTGTTCCCGATCTTCCCTCGCTCACCGAGGACGAATCAGCAATTGTAATTCTAAACCTCCTCAGCGACAAGCAAAAAGAGGGGCTCTTCCAGAACAAAAACATCGATTTTTCACATTCATTTCTTGCCGGTGAACCAGAACGGACATACCGGTTCAGAGCTGATGCCTACTATGATATGGACTCGCTTGCACTGAATATGAGAGCCATCTCTCCAACGATCAGGAAAATTGATACTCTTGGCTTCAGTAAAACCGCCATTCAGTCGATGCACCATCTCTACATCAAACAGGGACTGGTTCTCATCACAGGAATTACAGGTTCAGGTAAATCTTCGACACTCGATGCCATTGTAGATATGCACAACGATACCGACAATGCGCAGGTAATAGTGATCGCTCAGCCGATCGAGTTTGTGCATTCTTCCAAAAAGTGTATTATCAGACACCGCGAAGTTGGAAAGGATGTTGCATCCTTCAAAGACGGCGTTATTCAGTCTCTGAGACAGGATCCCGATATTATAATCATCGGTGAGATGAGAGACCCTGAGACAATAATGGCATCTCTTGAAGTGGCTGATACGGGACATAAAGTGTTCTCGACTCTTCACACCTCATCTGCCGTTGAATCAATTGACAGAATTATTGCCGAAGTGCATCCAACAGAGCAACCCCGTGTTCGTCACAGACTGGCCGATGTACTTACAGTTGTTGTCTCGCAGAAACTCCTGCCGAGTCTCGACGGAAAGCGTGTGATGGCAAAAGAAGTATTGGTAATGACACCAAGTATTCAGTCAGCCATCAAGAACAATAACTCCGGTGAAATTTATATGATGATCAACCAGGGAGCCGCACAAGGGATGATCACCATGGAACAGGATATCAAGAATTTATACATCTCGAAGAAAATTTCTTTGGAGACCGCTATCTCATATGCTAACCAAAAAAATCGTATGAAACAGATTTTAGGTGTCCAGTAG
- a CDS encoding type II/IV secretion system protein: MLDPRLETADKIGYTLLRKGIIDAQTLEKALDAKANDVNKIKRNLAQILVEDFKYDHDIVFAEVASLYAFRDFDSISDRFTDEKIEEIKRYVKSLPDSLQQLLSLQKVIPLLFDPVIKDKLILGAVDPTNKKISKIAFDLKAKKYEVTFIKKSRYDKLISHINPVENEFLKNIQDQPQEMITDMPDDTQLDEEALEAEINKSALINLVEAALVEGTRRGVSDVHIVPQGAKRTDIMFRIDGNLQVWYSQENTYPEAVIAVVKDRAKGLDRFEREKAQDGFIQREIDGTVIRFRVSILPMVGTELRSKFESVVIRILDDRKVITDLNKLGLAGYARTAFDDAIRKPQGMVILTGPTGSGKSTTLVAALYQVIDPTVNVLTVEDPVEYVIKGARQLKISHKMNFEQAIRAILRHDPDIVLVGEMRDKETAEVAIKLANTGHLTFSTLHTNDAPSAVSRLYKMGIEPFLIAYAINIIVAQRLIRRLCVDCKRRTTEIPEEVIHILGIDPDEWKQYEVYEPVGCPKCSGTGYKGRIAIHEALYFTKELKRVIVSSGEEVDEEKLKAQAKKDGSLNLRETGLEKVKLGMTSFDEVISGTMED, from the coding sequence ATGCTTGACCCCAGACTGGAAACTGCTGACAAAATCGGATATACCCTTTTACGAAAAGGTATAATTGATGCGCAGACATTAGAAAAAGCACTTGACGCCAAGGCGAATGATGTAAACAAGATCAAAAGGAATCTTGCACAAATTCTTGTGGAAGATTTTAAGTATGATCATGACATCGTTTTCGCCGAGGTAGCTTCTTTATATGCGTTCCGGGATTTCGATTCCATTTCCGACCGTTTTACCGATGAAAAAATTGAAGAAATAAAACGATATGTAAAATCACTCCCTGACTCTCTTCAACAACTCCTGAGTTTGCAAAAAGTAATCCCCCTTCTTTTTGATCCTGTCATCAAGGACAAACTTATTCTTGGTGCGGTCGATCCCACAAATAAAAAGATTTCCAAAATAGCGTTTGACCTTAAAGCCAAGAAATATGAAGTAACTTTCATTAAGAAATCACGCTACGACAAACTTATCTCACATATCAATCCTGTTGAAAATGAATTCCTGAAGAACATTCAGGACCAGCCTCAGGAAATGATTACAGATATGCCCGATGACACCCAGCTTGATGAAGAAGCGCTCGAAGCGGAAATCAATAAATCCGCCCTTATCAATCTTGTTGAAGCGGCACTTGTTGAAGGAACCAGAAGGGGCGTATCCGATGTTCATATCGTTCCACAGGGTGCAAAAAGAACCGACATCATGTTCAGAATTGACGGTAACCTTCAAGTGTGGTACTCTCAAGAAAATACCTACCCCGAGGCAGTTATCGCAGTTGTAAAAGACAGAGCCAAGGGACTTGACCGTTTCGAAAGAGAAAAAGCTCAGGACGGTTTTATCCAAAGAGAAATTGATGGTACTGTGATCCGTTTTCGTGTTTCGATACTTCCCATGGTCGGAACCGAACTCAGAAGTAAATTTGAATCGGTCGTTATTCGTATTCTCGATGACAGAAAGGTTATTACCGACTTAAACAAACTCGGTCTTGCCGGTTACGCAAGAACCGCCTTCGACGATGCAATCAGAAAGCCGCAGGGAATGGTGATACTGACAGGTCCTACCGGTAGTGGTAAAAGTACAACACTCGTTGCAGCACTCTATCAGGTAATCGACCCTACTGTGAATGTACTAACTGTTGAAGATCCCGTTGAGTATGTAATCAAAGGTGCAAGACAGCTTAAAATCAGTCATAAAATGAATTTTGAACAGGCAATCAGAGCGATTCTTCGTCATGACCCTGATATTGTTCTTGTTGGTGAGATGCGTGACAAGGAGACCGCCGAGGTAGCTATTAAACTTGCGAACACTGGTCACTTGACTTTCTCGACACTTCACACAAACGATGCACCATCTGCTGTTTCCAGACTTTATAAAATGGGAATTGAGCCGTTCCTTATCGCATACGCTATCAATATTATTGTAGCTCAACGTCTTATCCGTCGTCTGTGTGTGGACTGCAAAAGAAGAACAACCGAGATTCCAGAGGAGGTAATCCATATCCTGGGGATTGACCCGGATGAATGGAAACAATATGAAGTGTATGAACCGGTAGGATGCCCCAAATGCTCAGGTACGGGATATAAAGGCAGAATTGCCATACACGAGGCTCTTTACTTCACCAAAGAACTTAAGCGGGTTATTGTATCATCAGGTGAAGAGGTTGATGAGGAAAAATTAAAAGCACAGGCGAAAAAAGATGGTTCGCTTAACCTCCGCGAAACCGGTCTTGAAAAGGTTAAACTCGGCATGACATCTTTTGATGAAGTAATTTCAGGAACGATGGAAGATTAA
- a CDS encoding type II secretion system F family protein: protein MTELRFTAVKPNGQIISGSLTADSTSDGKKKIQKLAAQSNLTVRSIEKRGTFLYKVQKGAEKPIMGEQKAFNRQEVIDAFQKLGYKILYVRSKLFDYQAKPGMQDLLMFVKISAELLDQKLPYGEILTLLINDTANKTLKETLKEINSELKKGTDPEQVFTRYQNIFGKFTAFMLGLAAKSGNMGEIYRATAKFLERRAEFKKNLKSALVTPLITMVVLAGAVLFYVMYIFPETANMFKRFGIELPPMTKFTLEMSDFMMAHPIMIFLVMFGPLIGFVIFINTEKGRFLKDKYMLRMPVIGQIVHKTAIEVFCRVFYTLYSGSAESITPLRISAEATDNKYFEDRIKRVAIPIMTKQGVGITDALEATGVFTDTAISRIHSGEETGNIKNSMLQLANYYESETVYKLKNIIELVQVVISLIIMVVMTALTLVSAETATISPKPPGVSKNEIFLEKQIAQCLTPDWKLLTKSDIPFYEKV from the coding sequence ATGACTGAATTACGATTTACTGCTGTTAAGCCAAACGGACAGATAATAAGTGGATCTCTTACTGCCGACTCCACTTCAGACGGCAAAAAAAAGATCCAAAAACTTGCTGCCCAAAGTAATCTCACCGTTCGTTCGATTGAGAAGAGGGGGACTTTTCTCTATAAGGTCCAAAAAGGGGCTGAAAAGCCAATTATGGGCGAGCAGAAAGCTTTCAATCGACAGGAAGTTATAGATGCCTTCCAAAAACTCGGCTACAAGATTCTCTATGTAAGATCCAAACTCTTCGACTACCAGGCAAAGCCGGGTATGCAGGATTTGCTAATGTTTGTAAAGATCAGTGCCGAACTGTTGGATCAGAAACTCCCCTACGGTGAAATCCTCACACTCCTGATCAATGACACAGCAAATAAAACACTTAAAGAAACACTAAAAGAAATTAATTCAGAGTTAAAAAAGGGAACGGACCCCGAACAGGTCTTCACACGCTATCAAAATATTTTCGGGAAATTTACAGCTTTTATGCTCGGTCTCGCCGCAAAAAGCGGTAATATGGGGGAAATCTACAGAGCCACGGCTAAATTTCTCGAAAGACGCGCAGAATTTAAGAAAAACCTCAAAAGTGCACTTGTAACCCCTCTTATTACTATGGTGGTTCTCGCAGGAGCAGTTTTGTTTTATGTGATGTACATATTTCCCGAGACCGCAAATATGTTCAAAAGATTTGGTATCGAACTGCCACCGATGACAAAATTCACTCTGGAAATGAGTGATTTTATGATGGCACATCCAATAATGATTTTTTTGGTGATGTTCGGTCCTCTTATCGGATTCGTTATATTTATCAATACAGAAAAGGGACGGTTCTTAAAAGACAAATATATGCTCAGAATGCCAGTGATTGGGCAAATTGTGCATAAAACGGCTATTGAAGTTTTTTGCAGAGTGTTTTACACTCTCTATTCAGGTTCAGCAGAGAGCATTACTCCTCTGAGAATTTCTGCTGAAGCCACGGACAACAAATATTTTGAAGACAGAATTAAGAGAGTCGCAATCCCTATCATGACAAAACAGGGTGTGGGAATTACTGATGCCCTTGAAGCCACAGGGGTTTTTACCGATACTGCCATCTCCCGTATCCACTCGGGTGAAGAAACCGGTAACATCAAAAACAGTATGCTGCAGCTTGCGAATTACTACGAGAGTGAAACAGTTTACAAACTTAAAAACATTATAGAGCTGGTACAGGTAGTCATTTCCCTCATCATCATGGTAGTGATGACTGCGCTGACCCTGGTCTCCGCAGAAACAGCCACAATCAGCCCTAAACCTCCGGGTGTATCAAAAAATGAAATTTTCCTGGAAAAACAGATTGCCCAATGCTTGACCCCAGACTGGAAACTGCTGACAAAATCGGATATACCCTTTTACGAAAAGGTATAA
- a CDS encoding cyclic nucleotide-binding domain-containing protein, whose translation MIFQKGESIVKEGDTTFNLFVLMKGSIGIFKGDVQVGTFSEKGGILGEMSAILGKPRTASLVAMEPTTVVPIPSDFDLLIRENPDIAKAVMVNLAKNLERMTNEYLKIATQDQREEATQKLREDGSLII comes from the coding sequence ATGATTTTTCAAAAAGGCGAATCAATTGTTAAAGAAGGAGATACTACTTTCAATCTTTTTGTATTGATGAAAGGGAGTATTGGAATCTTCAAAGGAGATGTACAGGTCGGCACTTTCTCTGAGAAAGGCGGAATTCTCGGTGAAATGAGTGCAATCCTTGGGAAACCGCGAACAGCATCGCTCGTAGCTATGGAACCCACTACCGTTGTTCCTATTCCAAGCGATTTCGATCTGTTGATAAGAGAAAATCCTGATATCGCAAAAGCCGTCATGGTAAATCTTGCAAAGAATCTTGAGCGGATGACAAATGAATATTTGAAGATTGCCACTCAAGACCAGAGAGAAGAAGCAACCCAAAAACTGAGAGAAGACGGAAGCCTTATTATCTAA
- a CDS encoding NOL1/NOP2/sun family putative RNA methylase: protein MNLISENIQSYLLGLFGDEQVSRFVELLGNPRKQSVRVNSLKSTPAKIKPVLERKYGIYTSFHPDITDALVIDSDPENLIGKTFEHLLGYYYIQSTSSMLPPVYLQPEKGSKVLDLCAAPGSKSTQLGAMMENTGMLVVNEVQGDRLRTLSFNIERTNIYNCGIIQDKGEWLGKYYQNYFDKILVDVPCSGLGIIQKKEEVNKWWSTSSITGLINLQLSLIIAAVKMLKPGGELVYSTCTLTTEENEEIVNKVLEKYPVELIPVSIPGGIEGFTSTRDKKFSSELSKTARVLPWLSNSEGFYLAKMIKTDKTEHIKSSEPREGRTVIKPFKKVKHTLASIINNFGIDEDVLNAFKYPDHGKKLYFVSGDWDDNRTGIYDRIGLKLGSYEKNDQVILNSIAAQALSQHFTKGIIDLDDPEELKTYMEGGTVKKYADSSRSSGADRQVILRSDGEIIGTGVVTERGLKSQFPRGHRNQNFRF, encoded by the coding sequence ATGAATTTAATCAGCGAAAACATTCAGTCTTACCTTCTCGGTCTTTTTGGAGATGAGCAGGTCTCCAGATTTGTGGAACTCCTTGGTAATCCCAGGAAACAGTCAGTTAGAGTTAATTCTCTTAAAAGCACCCCTGCCAAAATAAAACCCGTTCTCGAAAGAAAATACGGGATTTACACCTCTTTTCATCCGGATATCACTGATGCTCTTGTAATCGATTCAGACCCTGAAAATCTGATCGGGAAAACATTTGAACATCTGCTGGGATATTATTACATCCAAAGTACTTCTTCAATGTTGCCTCCTGTCTATCTGCAACCTGAAAAAGGGAGCAAAGTGCTCGACCTTTGTGCAGCTCCCGGCTCCAAGTCCACTCAGCTCGGTGCAATGATGGAAAATACGGGGATGCTCGTTGTGAATGAGGTGCAGGGCGACCGGCTCAGAACACTTTCGTTCAATATTGAACGGACGAACATCTACAACTGCGGCATAATCCAGGACAAGGGTGAATGGCTTGGGAAGTATTATCAAAATTATTTCGATAAAATACTGGTTGATGTCCCATGTTCCGGATTGGGAATTATTCAGAAAAAAGAAGAAGTGAACAAGTGGTGGAGCACTTCCTCAATCACAGGTTTAATAAATCTGCAACTCAGCCTTATCATTGCAGCAGTCAAAATGCTTAAACCTGGCGGCGAGTTGGTTTATTCCACTTGTACCCTGACAACTGAAGAAAACGAAGAAATTGTAAACAAGGTACTCGAAAAATATCCCGTCGAACTGATTCCTGTTTCAATACCCGGTGGAATTGAAGGTTTTACTTCAACCCGCGATAAAAAATTCTCTTCTGAACTCTCAAAAACCGCAAGGGTTCTCCCCTGGCTTTCAAATTCGGAAGGCTTTTACCTTGCAAAGATGATTAAAACTGATAAGACAGAGCATATAAAATCTTCCGAACCCCGCGAAGGAAGAACTGTCATCAAACCATTCAAAAAAGTTAAGCACACTCTCGCTTCAATAATTAATAATTTTGGAATCGATGAGGATGTCCTGAACGCCTTCAAATATCCCGACCATGGGAAGAAACTCTATTTCGTTTCGGGTGACTGGGATGACAACCGAACAGGTATCTACGACCGTATCGGACTAAAACTCGGCTCCTACGAAAAGAACGACCAGGTGATTTTGAACAGCATAGCTGCACAGGCACTCTCGCAACACTTCACAAAGGGAATAATAGATCTCGACGACCCCGAGGAATTAAAAACCTATATGGAGGGGGGCACAGTAAAAAAATATGCCGACTCATCCAGATCATCAGGTGCCGACCGTCAGGTTATACTGCGCTCCGATGGAGAGATAATTGGTACAGGTGTGGTTACTGAAAGAGGGTTGAAAAGTCAGTTCCCAAGAGGACACAGAAACCAGAATTTCCGGTTTTGA
- the bshA gene encoding N-acetyl-alpha-D-glucosaminyl L-malate synthase BshA has translation MKIGITCYPTYGGSGVVATELGIELAKKGHQIHFISYAIPFRLNHFMDNVFFHEVEMGTYPLFEFPLYSDALAGKMVEVMKYENLDLIHVHYAIPHATSAYLAKQICKDTQDVKIITTLHGTDITLVGLEPTYIHLLKFGILQSDGVTAVSRYLKEKTLTNYSIEKEIEVIPNFVDINLYAPREVNEFRSRIAPNNEKILIHTSNFRVVKRVQDTIRILELVKKEIPAKLVLIGDGPDRSECERLSRELGIEKDVIFLGKQEALPQILSCADIFLIPSQSESFGLAALEAMAVGLPVISTSVGGLPEVITHNHSGFIAEIGDVERMAKYAVDLLTNDRKYKIFSKNAREIAVEKYSATKIVPMYEEYYEKVLNS, from the coding sequence ATGAAAATCGGGATTACCTGTTATCCTACTTATGGTGGAAGTGGTGTTGTGGCAACTGAACTGGGGATTGAACTGGCAAAAAAAGGTCATCAGATACACTTTATCAGCTACGCAATTCCATTTAGATTGAACCATTTCATGGACAATGTTTTCTTCCACGAAGTTGAAATGGGTACCTATCCCCTCTTTGAATTTCCTCTCTATTCCGATGCCCTTGCCGGCAAGATGGTCGAGGTGATGAAATATGAGAATCTCGATCTTATTCATGTCCACTATGCCATACCACACGCAACAAGTGCATATCTCGCAAAGCAGATTTGTAAAGATACCCAGGATGTAAAAATCATCACAACTCTTCACGGTACTGACATTACACTCGTAGGACTGGAACCGACCTATATCCACCTCCTTAAGTTTGGAATACTGCAAAGTGACGGTGTAACAGCGGTTTCCAGATACCTTAAAGAAAAAACCCTCACAAACTATTCGATCGAAAAAGAGATAGAAGTAATCCCAAACTTTGTGGACATAAATCTGTACGCTCCCCGTGAAGTCAATGAATTCAGAAGCAGAATTGCTCCAAACAATGAAAAAATCCTGATCCACACTTCCAATTTCAGAGTGGTTAAAAGAGTTCAGGATACCATAAGAATACTTGAACTTGTAAAAAAAGAAATCCCGGCGAAACTTGTTTTAATAGGTGATGGACCCGACCGCTCCGAGTGTGAAAGACTCTCCCGTGAACTGGGTATCGAAAAGGATGTAATATTCCTCGGAAAACAGGAAGCCCTTCCACAGATTCTTTCCTGTGCTGATATCTTCCTGATACCATCGCAGTCAGAAAGCTTTGGTTTGGCCGCCCTCGAAGCAATGGCAGTTGGATTACCTGTGATCAGCACAAGCGTTGGTGGATTGCCAGAAGTTATCACCCACAACCACTCCGGATTCATTGCCGAAATCGGGGATGTGGAGAGAATGGCAAAATATGCAGTCGACCTTTTGACAAATGATAGAAAGTACAAAATATTTTCAAAAAATGCCCGTGAAATTGCCGTTGAGAAATACTCCGCGACCAAGATAGTGCCCATGTACGAAGAGTACTATGAGAAAGTTCTGAATTCGTAA
- a CDS encoding ATP-binding cassette domain-containing protein, which yields MSNNPSPVLLTAKELVVEYGEQKILSSASLTIHDEDRIGLVGRNGAGKSTFLKIIAGLQEPDSGEVSKQRDIRISFLSQEFTLDENSTVEENILSGASHIMAVLAEYESLPPDSHQRHILEEKIAHIGGWDLDRRLEQLMASLDAPPKDRVVNTLSGGEKRRTALCRTLLAQPDILILDEPTNHLDTDTIEWIENFLASYKGACIFVTHDRYFLDRIANRIVELANGVFFSHKGNYTDYLLNKAERTSLQIAGERKRESFLRKELDWVMRGPRARRTKAKSRLDKYYEIAEQRPVEKEIDIELIIPVPERLGNKILEIENLSVNMNGRVLVDSFSLNFESGRRLGIIGKNGTGKTTLLRTILGERKPDAGSIEAGERTMFNYVDQSRLILNDEETVFDAIGEGSDTVKFGKQTLPVWTYMRRFLFTDERTMTKVGKLSGGERSRLTLAKILKNGGNFIILDEPTNDLDLPSLRILEEALISFEGCVIVVSHDRYFLNRVCTGILAFEGNGKTSFSEGDYDYYIEKRDRAKNSAPVTESKEKRGDTRIKTQAKKLSYLEQKELDAIEEKILAAEEEVEKIEALFADPLFYEKYASQTDDLNKKHSEAKFLVKSLYDRWEELETKKASLN from the coding sequence TTGAGTAACAACCCTTCCCCCGTTCTGCTTACTGCAAAAGAACTCGTTGTGGAATATGGTGAACAGAAGATTCTTTCATCTGCTTCTCTGACGATACATGATGAAGACCGGATTGGTCTCGTTGGAAGAAATGGTGCCGGGAAATCGACTTTCCTGAAAATTATTGCCGGACTGCAAGAACCTGACTCTGGTGAGGTGTCGAAGCAAAGGGACATTCGGATAAGTTTCCTCTCACAGGAATTTACACTCGATGAAAATTCCACCGTGGAGGAAAATATTCTCTCCGGCGCTTCACATATCATGGCGGTTTTGGCAGAGTATGAATCACTCCCCCCTGATTCACACCAGAGACACATCCTTGAAGAAAAAATTGCTCATATCGGCGGGTGGGACCTCGACAGAAGACTGGAACAGTTGATGGCTTCCCTTGATGCTCCACCAAAAGACAGAGTGGTAAACACCCTCTCCGGTGGTGAAAAGAGAAGAACCGCTCTCTGCCGCACGCTACTGGCACAACCCGATATACTTATCCTTGATGAACCGACAAACCACCTCGATACGGATACAATTGAGTGGATAGAAAACTTTCTCGCATCTTACAAAGGTGCATGTATCTTCGTTACCCACGACCGTTACTTCCTCGACAGAATCGCAAATCGAATTGTGGAACTCGCAAACGGCGTTTTCTTCTCCCACAAAGGTAATTACACAGACTACCTCTTGAATAAAGCCGAGAGAACTTCACTTCAAATTGCCGGTGAAAGGAAAAGAGAAAGTTTCCTCAGAAAGGAACTCGACTGGGTTATGAGGGGCCCCCGGGCAAGAAGAACAAAGGCAAAAAGCCGGCTGGATAAATACTACGAAATTGCAGAGCAAAGACCCGTCGAAAAAGAGATCGATATCGAACTCATTATACCCGTCCCTGAGAGACTCGGCAACAAGATTCTCGAAATTGAAAACCTTTCTGTGAATATGAATGGAAGAGTGCTCGTCGATTCCTTTTCTCTCAATTTTGAATCCGGGAGGAGACTTGGCATAATCGGGAAAAACGGGACAGGTAAAACAACCCTGCTTAGGACCATTCTTGGAGAAAGGAAACCTGATGCCGGCTCAATCGAAGCCGGTGAGAGGACCATGTTTAATTATGTGGATCAGTCCCGTTTGATATTAAACGATGAGGAAACTGTTTTTGATGCCATTGGTGAAGGAAGCGACACGGTAAAATTCGGAAAGCAGACACTCCCCGTCTGGACATATATGAGAAGGTTCCTCTTTACCGATGAAAGAACAATGACAAAAGTCGGAAAACTTTCGGGTGGTGAGCGCAGCAGACTTACACTTGCAAAAATTCTTAAAAATGGCGGTAATTTCATTATTCTCGATGAACCTACCAACGACCTTGATCTACCGTCACTTCGCATTCTCGAAGAAGCATTGATCTCTTTTGAAGGTTGCGTAATCGTTGTAAGCCACGACAGATATTTCCTGAACAGGGTATGTACCGGCATCCTCGCTTTCGAAGGGAATGGCAAAACTTCATTCAGCGAGGGTGATTATGACTACTACATCGAAAAAAGAGACCGCGCCAAGAACAGTGCACCTGTTACAGAATCAAAGGAAAAGCGCGGAGATACCCGCATCAAAACACAGGCAAAAAAACTTTCCTATCTCGAACAAAAAGAGCTCGATGCCATCGAAGAGAAGATTCTGGCAGCGGAAGAGGAAGTCGAAAAAATTGAAGCTCTATTTGCAGATCCCCTTTTTTATGAAAAATATGCCTCCCAGACCGATGATTTAAATAAAAAACACAGTGAAGCCAAATTTCTCGTAAAATCTCTCTACGACAGATGGGAAGAACTCGAAACCAAAAAAGCATCCCTCAATTAA